The Desulfovibrio sp. genome has a window encoding:
- a CDS encoding MinD/ParA family protein, which translates to MSRILSVASGKGGTGKTSVSVNLSLALGRMGRKVCLLDADLGLSNVDVLLGISPQLTLEHVLFEGVPMEKAIFPVAPGLDVVPGGSGVAKLADLSRDARMTLAGEFAKLSGYDFLVVDGSPGISSQVISLCLACPELLVVVNPDPASITDAYALLKVLSENGLRRSPYLVVNRVKSAEAAGEIFSRLRGAMAKYLKMDARYLGHIPQDAHMSAAAARQRPLVDLYPASAAGRALLTLAKNLNEAKLPHGTGQADPASFMAGAVIRMRESSPLGRRKEPPARALQSLDAAIKLAGFLDRASGADHAQAVAKLKSLLLKVRSCMETGGSSVRSAVSQPPPVQVAVISSDNSIGEILSESLGSSGLAVNPRGDGRADAAVVYWRGDQAGLSHRLAELGDVGYVYVRSVASKDVPTFSIAPTEIMDMPFKLEDLAVAVRRCAGKSGGSR; encoded by the coding sequence ATGAGCCGTATTTTGTCGGTAGCCAGCGGCAAGGGCGGGACCGGCAAGACAAGCGTGTCCGTGAACCTTTCCCTGGCCCTGGGGCGCATGGGGCGCAAGGTCTGCCTGCTGGACGCGGACCTGGGGCTGTCCAACGTGGATGTTCTTTTGGGGATATCGCCGCAGCTCACCCTCGAGCATGTGCTGTTCGAGGGCGTGCCCATGGAAAAGGCCATCTTTCCTGTGGCCCCGGGCCTGGACGTGGTGCCAGGAGGCTCCGGCGTGGCCAAGCTCGCGGATCTCTCCAGAGACGCCCGCATGACCTTGGCCGGGGAATTCGCAAAACTTTCCGGCTACGACTTCCTGGTTGTGGACGGTTCCCCCGGCATATCGAGCCAGGTGATATCCCTGTGCCTGGCCTGTCCCGAGCTTCTTGTTGTGGTGAACCCCGATCCGGCCTCCATCACCGACGCCTACGCCCTGCTCAAGGTACTTTCTGAAAATGGCCTGCGGCGCAGCCCCTATCTGGTGGTCAACCGGGTCAAGTCGGCGGAAGCCGCTGGTGAGATATTCTCCAGATTGCGCGGTGCCATGGCCAAATACCTGAAAATGGACGCAAGATATCTGGGGCATATTCCCCAGGACGCACACATGTCGGCCGCGGCAGCCAGGCAGCGTCCTCTGGTTGATCTTTATCCCGCATCCGCTGCCGGGCGCGCGCTCCTTACGCTGGCCAAGAATCTTAACGAGGCCAAGCTGCCCCACGGGACGGGTCAGGCCGATCCCGCGTCATTCATGGCGGGTGCCGTCATCCGGATGCGCGAATCTTCTCCGCTTGGCAGGCGTAAGGAACCACCGGCGCGAGCCCTGCAATCCCTCGACGCCGCGATCAAGCTGGCGGGTTTCCTGGACAGGGCCAGCGGGGCCGACCATGCGCAGGCGGTGGCAAAGCTCAAATCTCTCCTGCTCAAGGTCAGGAGCTGCATGGAGACGGGTGGTTCTTCCGTCCGGAGCGCCGTCAGTCAGCCACCCCCCGTTCAGGTGGCGGTCATAAGCTCCGACAACTCCATTGGCGAGATATTGTCCGAGAGCCTCGGTTCCTCGGGCCTGGCGGTGAATCCCCGGGGAGACGGCCGGGCTGACGCGGCGGTGGTCTACTGGCGGGGGGACCAGGCGGGGTTAAGCCACAGGTTGGCGGAATTGGGCGACGTTGGCTACGTGTACGTGCGCAGCGTCGCATCCAAGGACGTGCCCACATTCAGCATTGCCCCTACGGAAATCATGGACATGCCTTTCAAGCTGGAGGATCTGGCCGTGGCCGTCAGGAGATGCGCCGGAAAATCGGGCGGGTCCCGCTGA
- a CDS encoding cupin domain-containing protein: MKKVSIFDEAKFTDLTFHSFLVHDSEHFKAINFNFKAGQSMPIHSHEIEGQLSIVVLSGEGEFLSEDDEIPAKTGDVLISDISEPHGIRAITDMRVLVTIAPPI, encoded by the coding sequence ATGAAGAAAGTCTCGATTTTCGACGAGGCCAAATTTACCGACCTCACGTTTCACAGTTTCCTTGTCCATGACTCGGAACATTTCAAGGCCATCAACTTCAACTTCAAGGCCGGGCAGAGCATGCCCATCCATTCCCATGAGATCGAAGGCCAGCTTTCCATTGTGGTTCTTTCGGGCGAGGGGGAGTTCCTCTCCGAAGACGACGAGATACCGGCCAAGACCGGGGATGTGCTCATCTCCGACATCTCCGAGCCCCACGGGATTCGCGCCATTACGGACATGCGGGTGCTGGTCACCATTGCGCCTCCGATTTGA
- a CDS encoding EAL domain-containing protein — protein MSFSTLQRLTLILVFCFFACMAWLSVQNSRQSGVLLDHFVSRHIQAGGLLHDIDNSLIQARRVYENLLADRSGSVNDCVSLVDTISSRLKMDPGVSQELVSGIALDLARIRSGLLQIDEMRSRGDYSDSMSKARTAVENYLTAAQASAEQLAFAPSRSGDAVFFLNNSLEALNRTVTRYLQAKPDQLPVLTGLLERTLKNIAAFHTLEHYDGDIENLRELEKHILVLKTNVPRIRRSLLTDPNFALNTNRAELQEINRHWDDVEIYLQVLKTIEENDLIEDSTGIRDTLAEYDRMFLAVTMGCLAFTVLGMLMIRKLLVTRMKNLKNGTELVSNGQLDHRLPVGPMDHFGELATAFNTMARRLQEEQAVSAKAMEELRSSHELLDQRVRERTNALSEALESLRLKESVFSHSLEGFVICDESLRILDANPAMSRLTGYTPASILGLTPDSFCSQSVAESFRTRLHKDIERSGRFDGEIDILTLDGRTIPLQMIFTRLSDDASQNTHYIGILRSMAGQRQAEEQLQIQASQDQLTGLPNRSMMLSELAKRLDQARHDGHMLAVFLLDLDNFRNLNDCSGHPEGDALLRMVGQRIMAQVRAGDLVARLGGDEFAVVATEITTEGQASALAKRVLDCFQEPFDVSGGTYKASASLGLTLFPRDGSDPDTLLRNADMALHRAKDLGKGKVDVYTEELDSRIRTRIAMEKDLRDAVAERRFEVHYQPIVRVNAPEIAGAEALLRWNRDGEPVSPAMFIPLCEEFNLMPEITGMVLEKVLEDIAQWDTQGVHTWVSINVSAINLSEPGFPLRLSEAIASRGLESARVGLEITETAIMRNPSSAAEVLKSIRDAGHRVSIDDFGTGYSSLRYLQQFPLTSLKIDRQFIKDIDTVKSREIVKATLAMAKSLGISVIAEGVETSAQLDFLRSYGCDYYQGYLCSPALPAGEFAAFIRRLARDFDKNDLEGVNGLTVPPPGPIH, from the coding sequence ATGTCCTTTTCCACTCTCCAGCGCCTGACTCTTATTCTGGTCTTCTGTTTTTTTGCGTGCATGGCCTGGCTTAGCGTTCAGAACTCCCGCCAGTCCGGTGTTCTTCTCGACCACTTCGTCTCCCGCCACATCCAGGCGGGTGGGTTACTGCACGATATCGACAATTCACTCATTCAAGCCAGAAGGGTCTATGAAAACCTCCTTGCCGACCGTTCCGGCTCGGTCAATGACTGCGTATCCCTGGTGGACACCATCTCCAGCAGATTGAAGATGGACCCGGGCGTTTCCCAGGAGCTTGTAAGCGGCATAGCCTTGGACTTGGCCCGCATACGCTCGGGTCTTCTCCAGATAGACGAAATGCGCTCGCGCGGGGACTACTCCGATTCCATGTCCAAGGCCCGTACGGCGGTGGAGAACTATCTGACCGCTGCCCAGGCCAGCGCCGAGCAGTTGGCCTTTGCCCCCAGCCGCTCGGGAGACGCCGTATTTTTTCTCAACAACTCCCTGGAAGCGCTGAACCGGACAGTCACACGCTATCTTCAGGCCAAACCCGATCAGCTTCCAGTCCTCACCGGGCTGCTCGAAAGAACCCTGAAGAATATCGCGGCATTCCATACGCTTGAACACTACGATGGCGACATCGAAAACCTGCGGGAGCTTGAGAAACACATCCTGGTTTTAAAGACCAACGTACCGCGCATTCGCAGAAGTCTCCTCACCGACCCCAACTTCGCCCTGAACACCAACAGGGCTGAGCTCCAGGAGATCAACCGCCATTGGGACGATGTGGAGATATACCTGCAGGTTCTAAAGACCATTGAGGAGAACGATCTCATCGAAGACAGCACCGGCATACGTGACACTTTGGCCGAGTATGACAGAATGTTTTTGGCCGTCACCATGGGGTGTCTTGCTTTTACGGTTCTGGGCATGCTGATGATCCGCAAGCTGCTCGTTACCCGGATGAAGAATCTCAAAAACGGGACGGAGCTGGTTTCGAACGGTCAGTTGGACCACCGCCTCCCGGTTGGCCCCATGGATCACTTTGGCGAGCTGGCCACCGCGTTCAACACCATGGCCCGGCGTCTTCAGGAGGAACAGGCCGTTTCCGCCAAGGCCATGGAGGAACTGCGCAGCTCCCATGAGCTCCTAGACCAACGCGTTAGGGAACGCACCAACGCCTTAAGCGAAGCGCTGGAAAGCTTGCGGCTCAAGGAGTCGGTCTTCAGCCATTCCCTGGAAGGTTTCGTGATCTGCGACGAGTCCCTGCGTATCCTGGACGCAAACCCTGCCATGTCCCGCCTTACCGGATACACTCCAGCCAGCATACTTGGGCTGACCCCGGACTCTTTCTGCAGCCAGAGCGTGGCCGAGTCTTTCAGAACCCGCTTGCACAAGGACATCGAAAGGAGTGGCCGGTTCGACGGTGAAATCGACATCCTGACCCTCGACGGCCGCACCATCCCCCTGCAGATGATTTTCACCCGCTTAAGCGACGACGCTTCCCAGAACACCCACTATATCGGCATTTTGAGGAGCATGGCCGGGCAACGCCAGGCCGAGGAACAACTACAGATCCAGGCCTCGCAGGACCAGCTCACCGGGTTGCCCAACCGGTCCATGATGCTCTCCGAGCTTGCAAAGCGTCTCGACCAAGCCAGGCACGATGGGCACATGCTGGCAGTGTTCCTTCTGGACCTGGACAATTTCAGGAACCTAAACGACTGCTCCGGGCATCCCGAGGGTGACGCCCTGCTGCGGATGGTGGGGCAGAGGATCATGGCCCAGGTGCGCGCGGGAGACCTTGTGGCGCGTCTTGGCGGGGACGAATTCGCGGTGGTTGCCACGGAAATCACTACCGAAGGCCAAGCCTCCGCCCTCGCAAAAAGGGTGTTGGACTGTTTTCAGGAACCATTCGATGTTTCCGGTGGAACCTACAAAGCCAGCGCCAGCCTGGGCCTGACGCTTTTCCCGAGAGACGGTTCCGACCCGGACACCTTGCTTCGCAACGCGGACATGGCCCTGCACAGGGCCAAAGACCTCGGCAAAGGCAAGGTGGACGTCTACACCGAAGAACTGGACTCGCGCATCAGAACCCGGATAGCCATGGAGAAGGACCTCCGCGACGCGGTGGCGGAGCGTCGCTTCGAGGTGCACTACCAACCCATCGTGCGGGTGAACGCTCCAGAGATAGCCGGAGCTGAAGCTCTGCTCCGCTGGAACAGGGATGGAGAACCTGTGTCCCCGGCGATGTTCATCCCCCTTTGCGAAGAGTTCAACCTCATGCCCGAGATAACCGGCATGGTCTTGGAAAAAGTTCTGGAGGACATCGCCCAATGGGATACTCAGGGCGTACATACCTGGGTCAGCATAAATGTTTCCGCGATCAATCTGTCCGAACCGGGTTTCCCGCTCCGTCTTTCCGAAGCCATTGCCTCACGCGGACTGGAAAGCGCCAGAGTGGGCCTTGAGATCACCGAAACCGCCATCATGCGCAATCCCAGTTCGGCAGCGGAGGTTCTTAAGTCCATTCGCGATGCGGGGCATAGAGTCTCCATCGACGATTTCGGCACGGGGTATTCCTCCTTGCGCTACCTCCAGCAGTTTCCTCTCACCTCTCTCAAAATCGACCGGCAGTTCATAAAAGACATCGACACCGTCAAATCACGCGAGATCGTGAAGGCGACGTTGGCCATGGCCAAGAGCCTGGGCATCTCGGTGATCGCCGAAGGCGTGGAGACATCCGCGCAGCTTGATTTTCTGCGCTCCTATGGCTGCGACTACTACCAGGGATATCTGTGCAGCCCTGCTCTTCCCGCCGGGGAATTCGCCGCCTTCATCCGACGCCTCGCGCGTGATTTCGACAAAAACGATCTGGAGGGCGTAAACGGCCTGACAGTCCCCCCTCCTGGTCCCATTCACTAA
- a CDS encoding phenylacetate--CoA ligase family protein: MTRKDRTEGIYSRREVLDESERRQYYQIQLKDLLTYAYRYSEDVKKRFDRAQFQVGKFKQLSDLKHIPILKKKELIFLQSMGPRLGGLLTKDLGDLRRVFLSPGPIFDPEDREDDYWGWTEGFYATGFRSGDVVQNTFNYHLSPTGLMFEEPLRNLGCAVMPSGPGNTGTQLEVMQKLRVTGFVGTPSYLMHLSQKGEEAGLNLRKDLFLEVAFVTGEKFSEKMRSNLEKKFDLIMRQGYGTADVGCIGYECFQKNGLHIANRAFVEICHPDTGIPLKDGEVGEIVVTAFNKTYPLIRLATGDLSYIDRAPCSCGRTSPRLGNIVGRVDTTARIKGMFVYPHQVEQVISRFEEIKRWQIEVTNPGGIDEMTLLIEASNFKRDDELLHLFREKIKLRPELKVLAPGTLPAQIRPIEDKRKWD, translated from the coding sequence ATGACCCGCAAGGACCGCACCGAAGGCATTTATTCCCGCCGTGAGGTGCTCGATGAATCCGAACGCCGCCAGTATTATCAGATTCAGTTGAAGGACCTGCTCACCTACGCCTACCGCTACTCCGAGGACGTGAAAAAGCGCTTCGACCGTGCCCAATTCCAGGTTGGCAAGTTCAAGCAGCTCTCCGATCTTAAGCATATTCCCATACTGAAAAAGAAAGAGCTCATCTTCCTGCAGTCCATGGGGCCGCGGCTGGGAGGGCTTCTTACCAAGGATCTTGGCGATCTGCGCCGCGTATTCCTTTCACCCGGTCCGATTTTCGATCCCGAGGACCGCGAGGACGACTACTGGGGATGGACCGAGGGCTTCTACGCCACGGGTTTCCGTTCCGGGGACGTGGTGCAGAACACCTTCAACTACCACCTCTCTCCCACGGGCCTCATGTTCGAGGAACCCCTGCGCAACCTGGGCTGCGCCGTCATGCCTTCCGGTCCCGGCAACACGGGCACCCAACTGGAAGTGATGCAGAAGCTCAGGGTCACCGGATTCGTGGGGACGCCGAGCTACCTGATGCACCTGTCCCAGAAGGGAGAGGAGGCCGGGCTCAACCTGCGCAAGGACCTGTTTCTTGAGGTCGCCTTCGTCACCGGCGAGAAGTTCTCCGAGAAGATGCGCTCGAACCTGGAGAAGAAATTCGACCTCATCATGCGCCAGGGCTACGGCACGGCCGATGTTGGGTGCATCGGTTACGAGTGCTTCCAGAAGAACGGTCTGCACATAGCCAACCGCGCGTTTGTGGAAATTTGCCATCCCGACACCGGCATCCCCTTGAAGGATGGCGAGGTCGGCGAGATCGTGGTGACGGCCTTCAACAAAACCTATCCCCTGATCCGACTGGCCACCGGCGATCTCTCCTACATCGACCGCGCCCCGTGTTCCTGCGGGCGCACCTCGCCGCGCCTGGGTAACATAGTGGGACGCGTGGACACCACCGCCCGCATCAAGGGCATGTTCGTCTACCCCCATCAGGTGGAACAGGTCATCTCGCGTTTCGAAGAGATCAAGCGCTGGCAGATCGAAGTCACCAACCCGGGCGGAATCGACGAGATGACGCTTCTGATCGAAGCCAGCAACTTCAAGCGCGACGACGAACTGCTGCATCTGTTCCGCGAGAAGATCAAACTGCGTCCTGAACTCAAGGTCCTGGCCCCGGGCACTCTGCCTGCCCAGATCAGACCCATCGAGGACAAGCGCAAGTGGGATTAG
- a CDS encoding ChaN family lipoprotein: MGLGRNIVLAALWAALLITVQGCKRYSDISGEAAARAPASPLAPGQFLDGEGMAVDGLWVGAMASQAAYVLVGEGHPIACDHLAQARVIELMVNAGSPPVVGLEMVSLDMQPVLDMFNNDIIGIDELESSLKWSQTWGYPFAIYRPIFETAKKHNLPLFALNAPRDVAKKVGKSGLKSLAVEDRLELPAKIIPVPPEQEEYLRQVFDAHPFGKPKDAKAAWKSFVTVQALWDTTMARRAVEARVAMRRPVVIVAGGGHVEHGWGIASRLATFDPQGQRLLIMPWRGGELPDKSEADLFFYCPETKRPRLGIALEVKDATITVVGIEPGSKAEAAGIKVGDLLAKAQGIELHKLSDLHDATMRAFEEEGTLRLEIIRQGRSEELFITLPSPKSGS, translated from the coding sequence GTGGGATTAGGAAGAAACATCGTGCTGGCCGCCCTCTGGGCGGCCTTGCTCATCACGGTGCAGGGCTGCAAGCGTTATAGCGACATCTCGGGAGAAGCAGCTGCGCGAGCGCCTGCTTCCCCCCTCGCTCCCGGCCAATTCCTCGACGGAGAGGGAATGGCCGTGGACGGCCTCTGGGTGGGCGCCATGGCCTCTCAGGCCGCGTACGTTCTCGTTGGCGAAGGGCACCCCATAGCCTGCGACCATCTGGCCCAGGCCCGCGTCATCGAGCTGATGGTCAACGCGGGTTCTCCTCCGGTTGTCGGCCTTGAGATGGTCAGCCTGGACATGCAGCCGGTGCTGGACATGTTCAACAACGACATCATCGGAATTGACGAGCTGGAGTCCTCCTTGAAATGGAGCCAGACGTGGGGCTACCCGTTCGCCATTTACCGGCCCATCTTTGAAACCGCCAAGAAGCACAATCTTCCGCTTTTCGCTCTCAACGCCCCCCGGGATGTGGCCAAGAAGGTCGGCAAATCCGGGCTTAAGAGCCTAGCGGTGGAAGACAGGCTTGAACTCCCGGCGAAGATCATTCCGGTGCCCCCTGAGCAGGAAGAATATCTCCGCCAGGTGTTCGACGCCCATCCCTTTGGCAAGCCCAAGGACGCCAAGGCCGCATGGAAGAGCTTCGTTACCGTACAGGCTCTGTGGGACACCACCATGGCCCGCCGGGCAGTTGAGGCGCGGGTGGCCATGCGCCGCCCGGTGGTTATCGTCGCCGGGGGAGGACACGTGGAGCACGGCTGGGGCATCGCCTCGCGCCTGGCCACGTTCGACCCGCAGGGGCAGCGCCTGCTCATCATGCCGTGGCGCGGCGGCGAACTCCCGGACAAGTCCGAGGCGGACCTCTTCTTCTACTGTCCGGAAACCAAGCGCCCAAGGCTTGGCATCGCCCTCGAGGTCAAGGACGCAACCATTACGGTGGTGGGGATAGAACCGGGGTCCAAGGCCGAGGCCGCCGGGATCAAGGTAGGCGACCTGCTTGCAAAGGCCCAGGGCATAGAGCTGCACAAGTTATCGGACCTGCACGACGCGACCATGCGCGCTTTTGAGGAAGAAGGGACCCTGCGACTGGAGATTATACGCCAGGGCCGCAGCGAGGAACTCTTCATCACTCTGCCGTCTCCCAAATCCGGCTCCTGA
- the mutM gene encoding bifunctional DNA-formamidopyrimidine glycosylase/DNA-(apurinic or apyrimidinic site) lyase, producing the protein MPELPEVETIARGLAPILTGRRITGLTVLDRRVFPGDVKAFQGVFEGRIITGVHRRAKLCLVEVEGGGLIAFHLKMTGRLFVTRPGERPEPHLRVLVGLDDGRALHFTDMRRFGSCRGFAPGEIHTWDFYRRLGPEPLCIDAPAFRQALSGRSGRIKALLLNQEVIAGIGNIYADEALFLARIRPDTRASLVPPEKLDALFAALKDVLCRAIESGGSTIRDYRTAEGVEGSFQWTFNVYGRAGQPCPACGRKLSSEKVAGRTSTFCVRCQS; encoded by the coding sequence ATGCCCGAGCTGCCAGAAGTCGAAACCATAGCCCGGGGGCTTGCTCCGATTCTGACGGGCAGGCGGATAACCGGGCTTACGGTTCTGGACCGGCGCGTCTTTCCGGGGGATGTCAAAGCCTTCCAAGGTGTTTTCGAGGGCCGGATCATCACCGGGGTTCACCGCAGGGCCAAGCTCTGTCTGGTGGAGGTCGAAGGCGGGGGCCTTATCGCCTTTCATCTCAAGATGACCGGGCGGCTCTTCGTCACCAGGCCGGGCGAGCGGCCCGAACCGCATCTTCGCGTGCTTGTCGGTCTGGACGACGGCCGTGCCCTGCATTTCACCGACATGCGCCGGTTCGGTTCCTGCCGGGGATTCGCTCCCGGCGAGATACATACCTGGGATTTCTACCGCCGCCTCGGCCCGGAACCCCTGTGCATCGATGCGCCGGCCTTCCGCCAGGCCCTGTCCGGGAGAAGCGGGCGGATAAAGGCTTTGCTTCTGAACCAGGAAGTCATCGCCGGAATAGGCAACATCTACGCCGACGAAGCCCTGTTCCTGGCCCGCATCCGCCCGGACACCCGAGCAAGCCTGGTTCCTCCCGAGAAGCTGGACGCCCTGTTCGCCGCGCTTAAGGATGTTCTCTGCCGGGCCATCGAATCCGGGGGAAGCACCATCCGTGACTACCGAACCGCCGAAGGCGTGGAAGGTTCCTTCCAATGGACCTTCAATGTCTATGGCCGGGCCGGGCAACCCTGCCCGGCATGCGGCAGGAAACTTTCATCGGAAAAAGTGGCCGGCAGGACCTCCACCTTCTGCGTGCGTTGCCAGTCCTAA
- a CDS encoding tetratricopeptide repeat protein, producing the protein MRRICLLLFAAVTALPLCLGSTASLAEPAKKEQQSAKPAEKPGTKSTKPDAKSSKQDTTQKSKDAKPAKDTSSKGAAKPGTSKDAPKASGSKDAPKASAKAADTGKSGKSGKSKKESKKRTKHPAVVQSNAEAERKADEALRKTEAPKPPQTGSGSASAPVREQSGGLAQDLFDKGMDLGRQNNYAQALDLFNQAIKLDSKNAGYFAGRGHANFMLNQLDKALDDYNKSINLNTQDSLAVVMRGHTYYKLGSYTKAIQDYDKAIQMGYADAEVFKGRGSAYLKINQPQKMCADFKTACEKGDCEMSENARKSGICE; encoded by the coding sequence ATGCGCCGAATATGCTTACTTCTTTTCGCCGCCGTTACGGCCCTGCCGCTATGCCTCGGCTCCACTGCCTCCTTGGCGGAACCCGCCAAGAAAGAACAGCAGTCCGCCAAGCCGGCTGAGAAACCTGGAACCAAGTCCACCAAGCCCGACGCCAAATCCTCGAAACAAGATACCACTCAGAAATCAAAGGACGCCAAGCCCGCCAAGGACACCTCTTCCAAGGGGGCCGCGAAACCGGGGACGTCCAAGGATGCCCCCAAAGCTTCCGGGAGCAAGGACGCCCCAAAGGCTTCGGCCAAGGCGGCCGACACGGGCAAGTCCGGCAAGTCCGGCAAGTCCAAGAAGGAATCCAAGAAGCGCACGAAGCATCCGGCCGTGGTGCAGTCCAATGCCGAGGCCGAGCGCAAGGCGGACGAAGCCCTGCGAAAGACGGAAGCTCCCAAGCCGCCCCAAACCGGCAGCGGTTCTGCTTCTGCCCCGGTGCGCGAGCAGTCTGGCGGACTAGCCCAGGACCTTTTCGATAAAGGCATGGACCTGGGGCGCCAGAACAATTACGCCCAGGCCCTGGACCTGTTCAACCAGGCCATAAAGCTCGACTCCAAGAACGCGGGCTATTTCGCCGGGCGCGGGCACGCCAACTTCATGCTCAACCAGCTCGACAAGGCACTGGACGACTACAACAAGTCCATCAATCTCAATACGCAGGATTCCCTTGCCGTGGTGATGCGCGGGCACACCTATTACAAGCTCGGCAGCTACACCAAGGCCATCCAGGACTACGACAAGGCCATTCAGATGGGCTACGCCGATGCCGAGGTCTTCAAGGGGCGCGGGTCGGCGTATTTGAAGATCAATCAGCCGCAGAAGATGTGCGCGGATTTCAAGACGGCATGCGAAAAGGGCGATTGCGAGATGTCTGAAAACGCCCGCAAGAGCGGTATATGCGAATAG
- a CDS encoding phosphatidylglycerophosphatase A translates to MTFIDRIATNFASIGPFGKLPISGTWGSAVAAVAAPFVFMPAPMPVRVLIIALVFIGGGLACDIVEKNLCRKDPGLCVIDEVLGQWITYMFFGTLTPWQLFWGFVLFRVFDILKPPPVRASENWMPGGFGVMLDDALAGLYSAMALGLLMALGL, encoded by the coding sequence ATGACCTTTATCGACCGCATCGCCACCAACTTCGCTTCCATAGGCCCCTTCGGCAAGCTCCCGATATCCGGCACCTGGGGCTCGGCCGTGGCCGCCGTGGCCGCGCCCTTCGTGTTCATGCCCGCCCCCATGCCCGTGCGCGTGCTCATTATCGCCCTGGTGTTCATCGGGGGCGGCCTGGCCTGCGACATCGTGGAAAAGAACCTCTGCCGCAAGGACCCGGGCCTGTGCGTCATCGACGAGGTTCTGGGGCAGTGGATCACCTACATGTTCTTTGGCACCCTCACGCCCTGGCAGCTTTTCTGGGGCTTCGTGCTGTTTCGGGTGTTCGACATCTTAAAGCCCCCGCCGGTGCGGGCCTCCGAGAACTGGATGCCGGGCGGTTTCGGCGTGATGCTCGACGACGCCCTGGCCGGGCTCTATTCGGCCATGGCTCTTGGCCTGCTGATGGCTCTTGGGCTGTAA
- a CDS encoding glycosyltransferase family 92 protein, whose amino-acid sequence MPQHYFALCAIAKDEDRYLREWIDYHTMIGVERFILFDNESRIPIAETLKDYDLESFITIIPVQGKAAQKPAYNHCLQEFRDVSRWMGFIDLDEFICLNDASDIRALLAEYEEFGGLAASWVTFGSSGHIGRPSGLQIENYTQAFEDFADVNTHVKSFVQPARTLEAVNPHKFKYVEPYHCVNEEFTPVPLSFSYNTRKRLQVNHYPIRSQQDFEEKLARGRADTDVKEYGYAPDAFYAHLKEPTRPERSILRLADRLRTLRQSHAPGRFHEVSNRYPAGMSLQEFADIIVRLVGKGEHEEAEVALCQAGLDHGSNPQYLILRAMVARLGGKLELALTYLRHSLVEVAAPQAYHEMHHVLKQMGKNAEAKMMLPFTQFLIRHHGIEDKNLENVLSQDIDKLG is encoded by the coding sequence ATGCCACAACACTACTTTGCCCTCTGCGCCATTGCGAAAGACGAAGACAGGTACCTTCGCGAATGGATCGACTACCACACCATGATAGGGGTGGAACGCTTCATACTCTTCGACAACGAAAGTAGGATCCCCATCGCCGAAACCTTGAAAGACTACGACCTGGAAAGCTTCATCACCATCATCCCCGTGCAGGGGAAAGCGGCGCAAAAACCGGCATACAACCATTGCCTCCAAGAGTTCAGGGACGTCTCCAGATGGATGGGATTCATAGACCTCGATGAATTCATCTGCCTAAACGACGCGAGCGACATCCGCGCCCTTCTCGCCGAGTACGAGGAGTTCGGGGGCCTCGCGGCCAGCTGGGTCACCTTCGGATCATCAGGCCACATCGGCAGGCCCTCCGGGCTCCAGATCGAAAACTACACCCAGGCATTTGAAGATTTCGCGGACGTCAACACCCACGTCAAATCCTTCGTCCAGCCCGCCCGGACGCTCGAAGCGGTCAATCCCCACAAGTTCAAGTACGTGGAGCCCTATCATTGCGTGAACGAGGAGTTCACCCCGGTTCCGCTGTCGTTTAGCTACAACACCAGGAAGCGACTTCAGGTGAACCACTATCCCATCCGTTCCCAGCAGGACTTCGAGGAGAAGCTCGCCAGAGGCCGGGCCGACACGGACGTAAAAGAGTACGGCTACGCCCCCGACGCCTTCTATGCCCACCTGAAGGAGCCGACGCGCCCGGAGCGTAGCATCCTGCGCCTTGCCGACAGGCTTCGCACCCTGCGCCAAAGCCACGCGCCAGGCCGGTTCCACGAGGTCTCCAACAGATACCCGGCCGGAATGTCCCTGCAGGAGTTCGCGGACATCATCGTACGCCTCGTCGGCAAGGGCGAGCATGAGGAAGCCGAAGTGGCGCTCTGCCAGGCAGGGCTAGATCACGGCTCCAACCCGCAATACTTGATTCTGCGGGCCATGGTGGCGCGCCTTGGCGGAAAGCTGGAACTGGCTCTTACGTATCTTCGGCACTCGCTGGTCGAGGTGGCCGCGCCACAGGCCTACCATGAGATGCACCACGTGTTGAAACAGATGGGCAAGAACGCCGAGGCGAAGATGATGCTTCCGTTTACGCAGTTTCTCATCCGCCACCATGGAATTGAGGACAAGAATCTGGAAAACGTTCTCTCTCAAGATATAGATAAACTAGGATAG